In Marinicauda algicola, one DNA window encodes the following:
- a CDS encoding DUF3299 domain-containing protein, with translation MALALLALALAGCGQPKPGHARAPERFVPAPPGEPEPIVWSDLIPDEELAELERQMSLMQYAMQPAADHEESAPAAAQTGSSAVVSELDGLHIRMPGYLLPLDAATRGRASEFLLVPFYGACVHYPPPPPNQVVYVVAEEPVSIGEIWEARWVEGVLETRMVESELADAAYTLYLSRSELYRPGR, from the coding sequence ATGGCTCTCGCGCTGCTCGCTCTTGCGCTCGCGGGCTGCGGTCAGCCCAAGCCCGGGCATGCGCGCGCGCCCGAGCGCTTCGTGCCCGCGCCGCCGGGCGAGCCGGAACCGATCGTGTGGAGCGACCTGATCCCGGACGAGGAGCTGGCCGAACTCGAACGCCAGATGAGCCTGATGCAGTACGCGATGCAGCCGGCGGCCGACCACGAGGAGTCCGCGCCGGCGGCGGCGCAGACCGGATCGTCGGCGGTGGTGAGCGAACTCGACGGGCTGCACATTCGCATGCCCGGCTACCTGCTCCCGCTGGATGCGGCCACGCGCGGGCGGGCGAGCGAGTTCCTGCTGGTCCCGTTCTACGGGGCCTGCGTGCATTATCCGCCCCCGCCGCCGAACCAGGTCGTCTATGTCGTGGCCGAAGAGCCGGTGTCGATCGGCGAGATCTGGGAGGCGCGCTGGGTCGAAGGCGTGCTGGAAACCCGGATGGTGGAGAGCGAACTCGCCGACGCGGCCTACACGCTTTACCTGTCGCGCTCGGAACTCTATCGGCCCGGGCGCTGA